In Solanum lycopersicum chromosome 3, SLM_r2.1, the genomic stretch GTAATAGTTATATTATACCAACAACATTAGTAGTAAAAAGGGATCAAGAAGCAGGGACAAAAGGAAATGTTGCAAGTTGGATAGagcaattttgaaattttaaaaaaggtaaaaatctgtcttttttattttttaagtacgAAAAAGATAGAATAATTTTTACTACAAAAATTTAGAACAAAACGAAAAGCATCTTAAAAAAAGCATATTTATCCGATTTAATTATGCTACACGGTACGTAGCATTTGGCTAgcacaataattaatattctCCAATTGACACCAACTAATCAATGACAAAAATAgccaaaaaaaatatctatgtttcaaaaaaaaaaattatgaatggaAGTGCTAATAATCCAAAAATAGGTCTGACCTAGTTTTtcgaaattcaaaaatatttaaagatcaaattatataattaaaaaatatatttaaaaatttaattttgaaaatttaataattatcaGGCAAATGCTAGAAAAGTACTTGTAATAATAACTCAACTTTTTATACTgacttaaaaaaaacatttttttaggCATTGACTAgaaacattttaattttcattttcatcttctcCGTATTTAGTTACCCCTCATCTCATTTCCCTTTCCTTCTTCTTTCGATTTATTGCTGCAAAAGCTTTTGTATTGCAGAGTTAGGGTTTCACATATAACTGTGTGTGTACTCGCCGATTTTGGTTAGTTAGCAGATAAGTATTTCTTCGATTTCTCATCCTTTCTCTTTTTTACTCATCGAATTAACATTATTCTGATTCTGAACAGTTCCTTGTGTATATAGATTCATTAGATTGCTAGATTAGAGATCCTTTCTCTTTTAtgattgatttttattatttattatagggTTTGTGAGAAGAGTTGACTCTGCTTAGTTTAACAGATTGTGTTTGTGTCTGAAAGTTTGCCACTCTTCcatgttgatttatttttgtaacTATTCTGAGTATCTTCTCAGACTTTGGTGTGTGaccaaaaaagtttttttttttttttggttgtgaTTTATACATAAGTTCACTGttgaaagtgtttttttttcttaaagagaTGAGGGGACAAGGGGCTTTTTCTTTCACGAAATATAAAACTAGATGTACTTTTGGTTTTCAGTTCTTTAACCTTGAACTATTATTTAAACATGATTTTGGTTGTGTCTATTGTATTCGTATTTCATTTTAGGCTGCCTTTACTCTCTGCAATTTGATTTTGAGATATAATGGTGAACTATTACTGACTGGTTGCATATCCTAATTTATTTTCTGTGGGGGAAGTTGAATGTAAAGCTGTAGATTGAGGTTAGTATATTTATTCCTTGGAATCtcaatgaaatattttgaacaatttagaAAGCTTTTACAAGTATTAAAAGTTACCATGAAATATCATACCTTCTTAGTCTGTTCGTCCTGGTCTCTACCACCATTGTACATCTCGGTTATTCCTAATTATTAGAATCTTCATATGGCTATGTTTTTCATGTCTTATACAGTTATACTGAAACATCTATAATCATTTGTTTGCTGTCACAACTGTAACGTTATATCCGCTCCTTGCAATATGTTTTACATGTTCTGTCTAAACTGATGAGGAAATGCAGTACAGATCCACCTACTTACTTGCTATAGGAATCTCCTTTTTTTCTCTACAGAGATATGTTTGATGTCACACATATCTTTCGCGCACAATCCATGTGATACCTATCACCTCCCACCAACACCATGTATCTGATTACTAAGATGATGTTTTTTGTGTCGAACCTATTTGCTTATGATTCATATTTCCTTTTGAGGAAGAAATGTGAGGGCACTCTCCATGTTTAACCGGTTGTGAGTTTGAGTCACTAGGGCCGGGGAGCAAATATTGAGGCTCTGGGAGGAGTAAAAAGCTGCACTTAGTGGTGGTATTCATTTGGTTTCTTATGTACTGTTTAATAATGGCATTTCTCATTTGtaatagagatttttttttaaaaaaacaaagataaTAGGTTGCCCAGAAGAATTTTGTGGCTAATGTTGAGAATTAGTATTCCATTGGGTTTGTGCTTTCATTTGATTGGTGAAGGTGAAGGTTCAAGTAAAAGGTTGAGTGGTCACCTTCTCCAACTCTACTCCAACCCCCATGCCCTCACTCTGCACTAACTTCAAATGcaaaatgaaatcatttttCTATACAATATAATAGTGGAGAACTTATATTCTACTTCAACATCTGCATGAAACTGTCGGCCGTCATGTGAGCTTTGTTTGGATCTTCCTTCCCATTATTCCATTGTctatgttgcttggactcttAAAAAATATCGATGGTGCTCGTCATATTTCTCAAAGTTActgcttttcttttttgatgaaTTCGTCATGGATTTGTCAATAACTTATGGTTACTGATGAAGGATTCTATGAAAATAACGTGTTACATATTAGCTGGTTTGGTGTGTGtactgataattttttttatatatgtttggtTGTCACATTTTAATACAAGTTATCCACTGGGACGTGCTTGTTGAAGTTGAACTGTTGAAATGGCTTAATCTAGCGATTTCTAGAGATTTGATCTGTtatctttctttgtttctttttgttttccaCATGCTGTCTGGTTACTAAGGAGACTCAAATATGAGATTTCtgataaacatttttttagGCATTGACTAGAAACATTTTCATTTGCATTTTCATCTTCTCCGTATTTAGTGCAACCATCACTTACCCCATTATATTCCTTTCAATTTCTTAAAACTCCTCATCTCATTTCCCTTTCCTTCTGAATttcttctttctatttattGCTGCAAAAGCGTTTGTGTTGCAGAGTTAGGGTTTCACATATAACTGTGTGTGTACTCACCGATATTGGTTACTTAACAGATAAGTATTTCTTCGTTTTCTCATCCTTTCTCCTTTTTACTCATCAAATTAACATTATCCTAATTCTGAACAGTTCCTTGTATATATAGATTCATTAGAATTGTAGATTAGAGATCTTTgtcttttttttgaaatttttgttagtGATTATAGGGTTTGTGGTATGAGTTGACTCTGCTTAGTTAACAGATTGTGTTTGTGTCTGAAAGTTTGCCactttgattaatttttgtaaCTATTCTGAGTATCTTCTCAGACTTTGGTGTGTGaccacaattttcttttttttggttgtgTTTTATACATATGTTCACCGTTGAAagtgtttttttctctttttcttaaagAGATGAGGGGACAAGGGGCTTTTTCTTTCACGAAATATAAAACTAGATGTACTTTTGGTTTTCAGTTCTTTAACCTTGAACTATTATTTAAACATGATTTTGGTTGTGTCTATTgtattctatttcattttaggcTGCCTTTACTCTCTGCAATTTGATTCTGAGATATAATGGTGAACTATAACTGACTGGTTGCATatcctaatttattttgtggGGGGAAGTTGAATGTAAAGCTGTAGATTGAGGTTTGTATATTTATTCCTCGGAATctcaatgaaatattttaaacaaattagGAAGCTTTTACAAGTATAAAAAGTTACCATGAAATATCATACCTTCTTAGTTATGGTAAATCAAGTATAAAGTGCTCCCCTGACATGTGCAATTAGCTTCCATATATGATTGCAACAAAATCTCATATAATCAAATTTGATATTCTGTAAAGGTGAGATGTAAAAAAATTGTCTACGAATCATACTACCGTTCAAAGCAATCTAAATATATATcgtagaaatattattttcttctaaaaaaaaatttaaggtttataataaaaatacgtttaaaaggaaaatgaaaaaagagatAGATTTGCTAGTCAGGAAATATACCTCAAAGCTTGATGGCAATTGATCATTGTTGTTATTCATTTTCTAGAAATAATCTGGGAGTGACATCTCATCTTtcttatatttctaatttttaattgttgATTACCAGTTAGGCATAACACGTATATTAGATTCtaaatttgactttaaattttaactttaacctccaattttcataatgcacaaacagacactttatttatccaactttaaaataaataaactaatgaatCTTACACGACACAATACACACAAGAcgccacgtaggacaaaaaatgatatgtaggacatgtgtgtccatttgttcaactttatacaaatttaagtgtctacttatgcATACTCAAAAttgaaggacataaatataatttaaagtcAAATCAAAagacacatttatgtattatgcctactAACTAATTCAAATGCTAATTAATGGGGGCAAGCAGTAGTTGACCTAGGAGATACAAAAGGCCTATCTGTTAATTAGGATTTAggagttgaaatttttttgaaagtagATGGATGTCTTTTCCTATGCATAGAGTAAAAGCTTAGAATTAATAGAAtcgttttcttttaatttattgactTGATCATGTTAcacattaatttaaaataagataaatatatatacttagtgtaaaatttgaggaaaataaataaatattatttttagcatTGGATGCATGTCACATCAACAACCTTAATTTTTCACAGCGAACACACCTCAAGTACAAAAAGGGTATCTGGAGTGCATACGACACGATTACTGGAAATAAATGGAAGCTCTACTTGTAAGAAAACTGGGCGACCCAACTCTGCCACCAAATGCCTCAGAGAAGTCGTCACTCGATCTCTCAACATCCCACCCTATACCTAATTTGGAATCGCCAACCTCCGTTAGAGTTCGAATCAAAGCCACCAGCTTGAATTTCGCAAATTATCTCCAAGTTCTTGGCAAATACCAAGAGAAACCTCCGTTACCCTTCATCCCTGGCTCCGATTACTCTGGCGTTGTTGAAGCCGTTGGCCCTAATGTCACTAAGTTCAAAATTGGAGACCTCGTTTGCTCTTTTGTTGCCCTTGGCTCATTCGCTCAATTCATCGTCGCCGATGAATCTGACTTGTAAGTTATTCCTTATTCTCTTCtggtttattgtttattttaagtTGTGTGAATGTAGAAAGCTTTATTTACCAGTTTTTTAATGATCCCGATTAGTAGTGAAATGAAATGGGCCCAATAGAGCAGAATGGATCTGGATGAGTTATGTAGTTCAATTTAACTTAGTTAATTGATTGAACAATTGGAATTAGTGTAGTTTGTGCGTGGTAATTAATGCATATAGTTCAAATACACTAAAAATGGGAAGTGTACTAGGTTGGTCTTTGTATATGACACAAACTAGatgtttctttttgtgttttgattCAATGGTTCAAAAAGTGTCTTAAGTTTGTTTTGGAATTGAAGGTTTCAAGTACCTGATGGGTGTGATCTAGTTGCAGCTGGTGCACTTCCTGTTGCATATGGGACATCACATGTGGCACTGGTGCATAGAGCGCAGCTGCGTCCCAAACAGGTAGGTCACCTTCCTTTGGTTTTTGGGGAGAAAAGGGTCATGCCAGTTTGTTACATGATTTATTTACACACCTGAAAGCATGCGATATCTGTTGGTTATCCTGTTATATAGGTTTTACTAGTGCTTGGAGCAGCTGGAGGCGTTGGGCTTTCGGCGGTACAAATTGGGAAGGTTTGTGGAGCGACAGTTATTGCAGTGGCTAGGTACTTGTAGATTCTTATGTGTACAAGAAAGTTGATTTAAGTTTTTGTACTAAAATTATCCTTGCTTGTCTGTTGAATCTTAGGGGTAATGAAAAGGTGCAGTTTTTGAAGTCTTTAGGTGTTGATCATGCAGTAGACTTGAGCAGTGCAAATGTCATCGAAAGTGTAAAGGGCTTCCTGAAGTCAAGAAAGCTCAAAGGGGTCGATGTCTTGTATGATCCAGTCGGGGGAAAACTTACAAAAGATAGCTTAAAGCTATTAAATTGGGGGGCACAAATTCTGGTTATTGGATTTGCAAGTGGGGAAGTACCTGTCGTCCCAGCCAACATTGCGTTGGTGAAGGTATGTCCGTTAAGCACCCTAACTGTTTTCCCGATTACCCATTTGGTTTTTTACTCGCAGTTAATTGTACAAGAAATATTAGTGCTCAATAGAAATGTATTACTCTACTTTGTTAGTATCTTACCAAGATGTATCCCTGTTCAGTTAATGAAATTCCTCTTCCACTGCAAATTGATGTCCTATGTTAGTCGAGAAGGCTTCTTAAATTCCGTAAAGTTAAATTGTGAAATCTGTAACTCCTCTCTTTGTTGTCTTGAAATTGAATGGGTAGAGAACAGTAGTGAAAATGGTCTTGATGGTTATGTAGTGTGTGAAGCAGGTATATTGGAGACACAGGTTAAAGAGTTGAAAAGgctattaaataattattggagttccattttcaaaataataataataattattggaGTTTGTTGTTTAATTTGGTTTGTAGGCTACATGCTATATCTTGGAATAAGTTTGAACTCGTAAAGCCTGTGAATTATTGTTACCAGACTTGCCTATGCATGTGATTCAACTTTATATGTGCTTCAGCTACCATTATTGGTTACTAGTGCAACAACTTGTTGAGTATTTTCATTTCCAAGTAAAGATCTTCTAACGATACAATGATATATGCATAGATTGTGTTATTCTTAGATCCACACAAGTTTGTCTCATTATGTGTAGTGTAGAAGACATCTATCTAGTCATGATGCTTAGTGTTGCAAGTTTGGAGTAATATTTGTGAGAGAATCAAGCAGATCTGATTTGCTTGAAgctgaaataaataattactattaGTATGTGCTTGATTTGGTCTGCCTCTGTGCTTTTATGATTCAAATTACTCTTCTAGATAATTTTGATCGAATGGTAGAATGAAGATTTAATAGGCAACTGACGATGTTACTTGTTAAAAAGGGCACATGCATAATTAGAACCAAAATGGTGAATAAATGAAGAACTAATATGCAAAGCAACTATTATTAAACCTACTACTGCAATGACCCACAAAATATACAAGGCAAAAAAGGCTAGAAACTTTTTTCTGATATCAATAAAATGGGCCTGGGCCAACATAATTTGCCCACAAAATAGAACTTTTTTTCCGAGTACTAAGAATTTGTTTGGATTATCTAATTGGTATCGAAGTGCTGAAAAACAATTTTAAGTGCTAAAACTGATTTGATATATAAGCAATTACATGTTTGGATTAGTGTTCAAACTGATAATAAGTCGTAGAtgtgtttggtaaaaaaaatgctgttaaaattgttattttgttgaaatgacaaaaatactCTAGCGATTTCACAAAAAgttagaaatataaaattatatttttaagaaaaagtgtGCAAAACAAATATGGAATGGAAAGGAAGGTAGGACTTTCTGTTTTCAATAAGgtatttgagaattttaaaaaatatttagaaataaaatagaaaaaatgctTGGTCAAACCTCAAACCCAAAGTGCTTATAATCTAAAAAGCCATAAGTTGGGAGTGACCAACTTATGGCTTTTgctgatttaatttgttttgagTGTTTACTAGATCCAAATAAGCAATGTGCTTACAAGCCATTTTGACCACCTTATAATCTTCGCCAAACACCCTCTAAATTACAGTTGGGCTAGAGGTGATGTTGGACATGGAAATAGGTTGCTTTAGCTCCTAGGCAACTtctaatacaacaacatacccagtgaaatTCTACGAAGTGGGGTTTGAAGAGAGTAGAGTGTAATCAGATCTTACCACTACCTCgaggaggtagagaggttgtttcaaaaGACCTTAGGCTCAAGTGCATCAAacccaataaaaaaaaagaaaacaatgaagaaaGCATGGTCGTTAATAAGAAAGGCAGTATAAAGTCAACCAGAAAGATACAATAACAACAGTGTAATATGTGATAATTGAAACACAATACACAACATATGGCAAGAACCACAAGGGTACGATTAGTACTAAGACATATACTACCAGGCCTAAACCAACGCACGACAAGACAACACTCATCCCTACTAACCTTTTACCCTAATGCATGACCTCCACTCCTTTCTGTCTAGATTCATGTCCTCGGCGATATGAAGCAGCGCCAAGTCCTGTCTAATAATCTCTTTCTAATACTTCTTTGTCCACCTTTACCCCTCCGGATACCCCCTACAACCGGCCTCTTGGACCTCCCTACTGGGGTGTCAGCACCTCCTTTGCACATGCCCAAACTTAGGCAACTTTGATCATGGGGTTGAAGATTGGAGCATCAGATCTTATCCCGTATATTCATCTTACATGTACATTCCCCAAATGAGATAATCTGCTGGTCAAATTGTGCAGCTCTGAATTAGAAATGTCCAACGCTGCTAAGTTAAGCATGTTCTGTGCACGACTAGCTCCTTGCACCACTAATTGGTTTCAATACAAGTACGTTAAAGTTCATGTTCACAATATAGACTGTGTCATAATTCAGACCACATCTACTATGTTGAAACATGCTAGTAGCATAACATTTCTCAATCAGGAAGAATCTTAAGTGTTGAAATTCACGGTATTGTCACAAGAGGATAGCAAGACATATAATAGTAATTGCTTTCTTCTAAGACATGTTTCTCCTAAATAATTGCATCAGAGGTCTCTCCACCTTTTGTTTCATTATATGAACTAGCTACTTCCAACTATCCAGGAGACTAATAATACAAGCAGCATGAGTAATAATTGACTTTTCTTACTTTTTATCTCTGTTTATCCGTCACccttttcttactttttttcaaTCTCTGTTTACCTCCctcacaaaccaaaagaaaaagtagaaaaCATATTTGTTTTCCTTGTATAGTAATAGCTTAATTTTTTCTACAATTTTCGTTTTACAGAACTGGACAATTCACGGACTGTATTGGGGAAGCTATAAGATACATCAACCCAATGTGCTTGGAGATTCTCTGAAGGAGCTTCTAGCTTGGTTGTCTAAGGGTTTGATTACAGTCAACATTTCTCATACATTCAGCCTGACAGAGGTAAGAAGCTATGGCCTTTATTACTTATCAAATCAATGAAAAGCAAGAGAAGGATTTTAGAAATGTGTAGGGAAATAAgtatttcatatttgaaaagGTTGATATACAATTTACCTGAATTCATTTTGGCAAGCGCAAAACCAGTATACAAAACTAAAGCTCGTGCTTGTCAAAGATAGTATAAAAGATTGCCGAACCCAGGAGGATTAGGATAATTTAATGCTAATTGAGagtgattaattaatatttgagaaTCCCGATAGTTGAGGAA encodes the following:
- the LOC101250285 gene encoding uncharacterized protein, which translates into the protein MEALLVRKLGDPTLPPNASEKSSLDLSTSHPIPNLESPTSVRVRIKATSLNFANYLQVLGKYQEKPPLPFIPGSDYSGVVEAVGPNVTKFKIGDLVCSFVALGSFAQFIVADESDLFQVPDGCDLVAAGALPVAYGTSHVALVHRAQLRPKQVLLVLGAAGGVGLSAVQIGKVCGATVIAVARGNEKVQFLKSLGVDHAVDLSSANVIESVKGFLKSRKLKGVDVLYDPVGGKLTKDSLKLLNWGAQILVIGFASGEVPVVPANIALVKNWTIHGLYWGSYKIHQPNVLGDSLKELLAWLSKGLITVNISHTFSLTEAHLAFTALKDRRAIGKVMITFDGGKIVKSKL